A single window of Nicotiana sylvestris chromosome 3, ASM39365v2, whole genome shotgun sequence DNA harbors:
- the LOC138887614 gene encoding uncharacterized protein: MDFHLQTDRQVERPIQTFKDILRTCVLDFKGSWDYYLLLIEFVYNNSYHANIQIARFKALYGRRYRSPIGWFGTVEAEFIGPNLVHQAMEKVMIIKERLKIAQSRLKSYLDVRRRDLDFK, translated from the coding sequence ATGGACTTCCATCTACAGACCGACAGGCAGGTAGAGCGTCCTATTCAAACGTTTAAGGATATATTGCGCACTTGTGTTCTTGACTTTAAGGGTAGCTGGGATTATTATTTGCTGCTCATAGAATTTGTCTACAATAATAGTTATCATGCTAACATTCAGATAGCACGATTCAAGGCTCTATATGGTAGGAGGTATAGATCTCCTATTGGGTGGTTCGGGACTGTGGAAGCAGAGTTCATAGGACCAAACCTCGTGCATCAAGCGATGGAGAAGGTTATGATCATTAAGGAGCGGTTGAAAATTGCTCAGAGTCGTTTGAAGTCCTATTTGGATGTTCGTCGTAGGGATTTGGATTTCAAATAA